The segment TTCATTCAGTCATCCATTAGATACTTTCGCTGGTTCAGGTTCGGGTTCGGGCTCTGGTTGGCCTGTCTAAGTGCCAATTAGTTCACTCTACTGTCATTCTAGTCGTAACGTATTCCAAAAGTTTATGCCACAGGCCGACTGAATGGAATGTTTCCGTCAGTATGTCGTTGATGGGACGTGCCGGTGGTGCCCCACCTCATGCACACATAGAATACAgagcaaacacaaacacagatacacatacatgcatacatctCAAACTTTTGACACTTCCTCGACGGcgacggagacggagatggagatggagaggaAAATGGGCCCAGGCCTGTTTATTGAGTTGTTGCTGTCGCTCTGTATTTGGCTGGGGTGTTGGTTTTGGTGTTGCCATTGCCGAggttgttgttttttctttcCATCCAAATAAGTATCTACAAATATTTAGAGGGATTCTTTCTTGCTGTGTGCCCCCGACCACCGACTCCCACCGTCGCAGGGCAAACAGAGGCAGAGAGTCGGAGCCCAAACAAGATTTATGTGCATATGTAAATTGGTGTTTTCTAACCGCAGTGTCCGCAGTCAGCAGTCGACAGACCTGGCAAACATTCAGATAGGCCAAAAGAGAAATATCCATAAAACATACATCACACACAGCGGAGGCATGGCTTCCTTCTTCTTCCTCCTGCCCATCCGTAgataaaagaaaattatggCAGAAACCGAGGAAGAACCAAAAAATACCATTTGAATAAATTATCCAAGAGCTCAAATGAGAACTTTAAGGCGAACAATCTCGCGGCGATTGACAATTATCACGCTGAGATACAAAAGTATCTCGCTCTCTCATTGCCACAATGGAGCCTTTAGCTTTTCTTTTCTGCTTTTTGTGCTCTTGCCACAAAACTCTTTTCTCATGCAGCAATTGTTGCAAGTACCGTTTCGCTCCATTCCGCTCCTCAGTCTGCCCCGTCTGCTCTGACTCCTCTGTCTGAGTGGATGGCTGAAGCAGTGGAGGAGGAGAATATGCTGCCACGTATGAGCATTTACATGCATAAAGGTGCAAGGGTAGACGCGAACCTAGCCAGGTCCCCCCCCCAGcacctgcccctgcctctgacTGACTGACAGTTCAATTTATGCTTCCTCTGCCCCTTTAagcggcagcaacaaacaCAAAGATTGCTGGGGCTGAGCGGAGCGTCGTGTTCCGCCCAGAACTGACGATAAAATGCACTTAATGCAGCGAGAAATTCAAAAGGGAAAAATCTGAAGgcaaaaaaagaagagaaactGAAATTTTCGCAGCCCAGAAAACTCATTAAGGCGAAATGTATCTTCCGGATATACACGTACTATGCATATTTATGGAATGCCAGCCTATTCAAGGCCTAAGGGAAACCCGAATCGCATACCATAAATTCAATTATTGATCGtctgtttgtgtttttgtttctgtttcttccAGATCTGGAGTCGGCCAGCGTGAGGCTGCTGGGCAGCAATCGGAACGAGCTGCTGCTCAAGTGCCACGTGGAGGGCGCCTCCGGGGACGAGCCGCTGCAGATCGAGTGGTACCGGAACAGCGCCAGGCTGGCCAGCTGGGGCAACGTCCATTTGGAGCAGCATCGCCTGCTGGTGCGTCAGCCGAGTCCCTCCGACGATGGCCTCTACCGCTGCACTGCCTCGAACGCTGCAGGGCGGGTGATGAGCAAGCAGGGCTACGTCTACCAGGCGAACATCAAGTGTCTGCCCCGGCTGCTGAAGAAGAACCAGAAGCTGCCCGAGTCGTGGGGCAAGCAGATCTTCCTGTGCCGCGGCAAGCGGGGCGGATCTGGTGGCCTGGATCAGGCCCTCTCCCCGGCCCCCGAGGATCTGCGCATTGTCCAGGGACCCGCTGGCCAGCTGCTCATCAAGGAGGGCGACTCAGCCGCTCTCAGCTGCCTCTACGAGCTGCCCGCCGAGCTGCAGAACCAGCGCATTCAACTCCGCTGGCGAAAGGATGGCAAGCTGCTGCGACACGTGGAGCTGGGGGGGCGCCCCATACCAGGACACGCTCACGACTCTGGCAAGGATGCGCTGCTGCGCGAAGACGCCCGCCTGGTGCTGCACAAGCAGAACGGCACCCTGAGCTTTGCCAGCATCATTGCCAGCGACGCCGGCCAGTACCAGTGCCAGCTGCAGCTCGAGGGCCATGCGCCCCTCAACTCCTCCCCCGGCCTCCTGGAGGTCATCGAGCAGCTGAAGTTCGTGCCGCAGCCCACATCGAAGTATCTGGAGCTAGACGCAGCCGTGGCCAAGGTGCACTGCAAGGCCCAGGGCACACCGTCGCCGCAGGTGCAATGGCTGAGGGTGAGTAGAGTGCTTTTCATTTCGAGAGCACTCAAACAGGACGTGTATCCTCACTACATC is part of the Drosophila miranda strain MSH22 chromosome Y unlocalized genomic scaffold, D.miranda_PacBio2.1 Contig_Y1_pilon, whole genome shotgun sequence genome and harbors:
- the LOC117189609 gene encoding tyrosine-protein kinase-like otk — encoded protein: MDMDVMMISMCILASTLMAPGWASTSRFLRVPQSQSIVENEADDFGCEATDPASYLHYEWLHNGREIAYDKRIYRVGSHLHIEAVQREEDVGDYVCIATSLASGAREASPPAKLSVIYLESASVRLLGSNRNELLLKCHVEGASGDEPLQIEWYRNSARLASWGNVHLEQHRLLVRQPSPSDDGLYRCTASNAAGRVMSKQGYVYQANIKCLPRLLKKNQKLPESWGKQIFLCRGKRGGSGGLDQALSPAPEDLRIVQGPAGQLLIKEGDSAALSCLYELPAELQNQRIQLRWRKDGKLLRHVELGGRPIPGHAHDSGKDALLREDARLVLHKQNGTLSFASIIASDAGQYQCQLQLEGHAPLNSSPGLLEVIEQLKFVPQPTSKYLELDAAVAKVHCKAQGTPSPQVQWLRSRTSGHS